A genomic region of bacterium contains the following coding sequences:
- a CDS encoding aminotransferase class I/II-fold pyridoxal phosphate-dependent enzyme, protein MTQAIKLRIDELPPYPLGRIAEEVQALRLRGVDVLDLSQVNIDLAPPQRALDKLVQASLRPQNHRYSSSQGIQKLREAVAEWYQAKFDVAISAAHEVVVTFGIKEGISHLLMTTLQTGDNVIVPTPAYPVHRAGVFLAGGNFIGLDLPIAASGILAGKSAEGDQFFAALEHSILQTWPRPRAMILSFPHNPTTTVVDHEFFERLVDFAVHNNLILIHDFAYAGLGLNYQLPSLLSVPRAKECAIEFCSLSKSYSSPGWRVGFGVGNAQLVSALKRMKSYVDFGIFQPLQIAAIETLADRDQYAKEIQNVYQSRRDLLVSGLSELGFEVTPAHAGLLVWAKIPQKFREQGSAEFARMLLESNAVAICPGLGFDPAARDYARFALVENESRLTRALELIRNFIEK, encoded by the coding sequence ATGACGCAGGCAATTAAGCTCCGTATTGATGAACTGCCGCCGTACCCACTCGGGCGAATTGCCGAAGAAGTGCAAGCTTTGCGTCTACGCGGGGTTGATGTTTTAGACTTAAGCCAAGTCAATATTGATTTGGCACCGCCGCAACGCGCACTTGATAAGCTTGTGCAAGCAAGTCTGCGGCCACAAAATCATCGTTATTCATCTTCACAAGGAATTCAGAAACTGCGTGAGGCGGTTGCCGAGTGGTATCAAGCTAAGTTTGATGTCGCAATTTCAGCAGCACATGAAGTTGTTGTTACTTTTGGGATTAAGGAAGGCATTAGTCATCTCTTGATGACTACTCTGCAGACAGGGGATAACGTGATCGTGCCAACCCCAGCATATCCGGTGCATCGCGCCGGGGTTTTTCTGGCGGGAGGGAATTTTATCGGCTTGGATTTACCTATAGCAGCTTCAGGCATACTTGCCGGCAAAAGCGCTGAAGGGGACCAGTTTTTTGCAGCATTAGAGCATAGTATTTTACAGACTTGGCCGCGACCGCGCGCAATGATTTTAAGTTTTCCGCACAATCCGACAACGACAGTGGTCGATCATGAATTCTTTGAAAGACTGGTTGATTTTGCTGTTCACAATAATTTAATCCTGATCCATGACTTTGCCTATGCAGGCTTAGGCTTGAATTATCAATTACCCAGTCTACTCAGTGTGCCACGTGCAAAGGAATGTGCAATTGAATTTTGCTCACTCTCAAAATCCTATTCTTCACCGGGTTGGCGTGTCGGTTTTGGTGTAGGGAATGCGCAGCTAGTCAGTGCCTTAAAGCGCATGAAGAGTTATGTTGATTTTGGAATTTTTCAACCCTTGCAGATCGCTGCAATCGAAACCCTTGCAGACCGTGATCAATATGCAAAGGAAATTCAAAACGTTTATCAATCGCGTCGCGACTTACTAGTGAGTGGTTTGAGTGAGCTTGGGTTCGAAGTTACTCCTGCGCATGCTGGGCTTTTAGTCTGGGCAAAAATTCCTCAAAAATTCCGCGAACAGGGCAGCGCTGAATTCGCACGGATGTTACTTGAATCAAATGCCGTCGCAATTTGTCCAGGACTTGGATTTGACCCAGCAGCGCGAGACTATGCGCGCTTTGCCTTAGTTGAAAATGAGTCCAGACTGACACGAGCACTTGAGCTGATTAGAAATTTTATTGAAAAGTGA
- the lipA gene encoding lipoyl synthase, producing the protein MLADSSSPQAPQVSLPEWLKRPPGSNAATRDVKKLLRTITLNTVCEEARCPNISDCFSRGTATFMILGDICTRGCRFCAVTTGRPEMQPEEFRSEGQRVAAAAQTLGLKHVVVTSVARDDLADGGAQGFVETIRALRTELPQATVEVLIPDLRGNLDALRQILDARPDVLNHNLETVPRLYRRVRPGASYQRSLKLLQVVSTYAPGVIAKTGIMLGLGEEQSEVAALMEDCKQHQVQSFTAGQYLQPTREHLPVSRYLSPEEFSDYEKLAKAKGFKHVAIGPLVRSSYHADQQLDPNFAATQVVE; encoded by the coding sequence GTGCTAGCTGATAGTTCTTCGCCGCAAGCCCCACAAGTCTCGTTGCCTGAATGGCTCAAACGTCCACCGGGATCAAACGCAGCCACACGTGACGTAAAAAAACTATTGCGCACAATTACGCTTAACACCGTTTGCGAAGAGGCGCGTTGCCCCAATATTTCCGATTGCTTTTCACGCGGCACAGCCACTTTCATGATCCTGGGTGACATCTGCACGCGCGGCTGTAGATTTTGTGCTGTCACCACAGGTCGGCCAGAGATGCAACCCGAGGAGTTTCGTAGCGAAGGCCAGCGCGTAGCAGCTGCCGCACAAACCCTGGGATTAAAGCACGTTGTCGTTACTTCTGTTGCGCGCGATGACTTAGCTGACGGTGGGGCGCAAGGTTTTGTGGAAACGATTCGTGCGCTACGCACCGAGCTTCCGCAAGCGACAGTCGAAGTCCTCATTCCTGACTTACGTGGAAATCTTGACGCGCTGCGACAAATCCTCGATGCCAGACCGGACGTTTTAAATCATAACTTAGAAACCGTGCCGCGACTCTATCGCCGTGTGCGACCAGGCGCAAGCTATCAACGTTCACTAAAATTATTGCAAGTAGTTTCGACCTATGCTCCAGGGGTGATTGCTAAGACTGGAATCATGCTTGGTCTAGGGGAAGAGCAAAGCGAGGTCGCTGCATTAATGGAAGATTGTAAGCAGCATCAGGTCCAAAGCTTTACCGCTGGGCAGTATTTACAACCGACACGGGAGCACCTACCCGTTTCCCGCTATTTAAGCCCTGAAGAATTCTCTGATTATGAAAAACTGGCAAAAGCAAAAGGCTTTAAGCATGTTGCAATCGGACCCCTGGTGCGTAGCAGCTATCATGCCGATCAGCAGTTAGATCCTAACTTTGCGGCAACGCAGGTGGTAGAATGA
- a CDS encoding SCP2 sterol-binding domain-containing protein, protein MIAAIISKNWLRSFVSKSDTNEGELYTDGPSIEGEEIVDNRELSGASTEFDQDDDEAESLPPRSRLIQPPAQLSKQGVTAGDEAVSSEEPIEGETVSEGEEDPFAQEIFDLERGEPLEEDEKSCLPWQSKVESTKEFFQSEILYRFDVLSDTLREALKGSYRIELKGNQGGIWTLNVGQQLDVVNRREEAEVILSMQNRDFLQIVNGELNPQLAILSQKTKITGDVRRAIDFQSLLCPVVE, encoded by the coding sequence ATGATAGCTGCAATAATTTCGAAAAATTGGCTCCGTTCGTTTGTTTCAAAGTCAGATACTAACGAAGGCGAACTTTATACCGATGGGCCGAGCATTGAAGGCGAAGAGATTGTCGATAACCGTGAGTTGTCCGGGGCAAGCACGGAGTTTGACCAAGATGATGACGAGGCAGAATCTTTACCGCCACGCTCGCGCCTGATTCAACCACCAGCACAATTAAGCAAGCAAGGCGTTACTGCCGGCGATGAAGCCGTTTCTAGCGAAGAACCAATCGAAGGTGAAACTGTTAGCGAAGGAGAAGAAGATCCTTTTGCGCAGGAAATATTTGACCTTGAGCGCGGTGAACCACTCGAAGAAGACGAAAAATCATGTTTGCCTTGGCAATCAAAAGTCGAGAGCACAAAAGAATTTTTTCAATCCGAAATTTTATATCGCTTCGACGTTTTGTCAGACACTTTGCGCGAGGCTTTAAAAGGTAGTTACCGCATCGAATTGAAAGGCAATCAAGGCGGGATTTGGACCTTAAATGTTGGCCAACAGTTGGACGTCGTAAATCGGCGCGAAGAAGCTGAAGTGATTTTGAGTATGCAAAATCGCGATTTTCTCCAGATTGTCAATGGTGAACTTAATCCCCAACTGGCGATTCTCTCGCAGAAAACTAAAATCACTGGAGATGTGCGTCGCGCAATTGATTTTCAGTCGCTCTTATGTCCTGTTGTTGAATAG
- a CDS encoding dephospho-CoA kinase: protein MPDSITVPAWHRKVVAVTGSIGSGKSSVTKLFRELGAYTLASDDLARRVVAANGQALKKISETFGAGLISKDGVLDRQALGKIVFLDPAALKKLEAITHPVIRALADEEFTEAFKNPYPLFVYDVPLLFEAGLAVLDKRDRQNNGFKKIIVVYADRQTCIRRLVEQRGMSLAEAEQRIAAQLPIEEKIKYADIVIDNSGTLDELKFKVLEIFKELTTHA, encoded by the coding sequence ATGCCCGATTCAATCACAGTACCAGCATGGCACCGAAAAGTCGTAGCCGTTACAGGCTCGATCGGGAGTGGTAAGTCTAGCGTAACTAAACTGTTTCGTGAATTAGGCGCCTATACTCTAGCATCTGATGACCTGGCTCGGCGAGTGGTTGCAGCAAATGGTCAGGCATTAAAGAAAATATCCGAGACTTTTGGTGCGGGTTTAATTTCCAAAGACGGTGTTCTTGATCGCCAAGCGCTCGGGAAAATTGTCTTTTTGGACCCGGCTGCCTTAAAAAAACTTGAGGCAATTACTCATCCCGTGATTCGCGCTCTTGCTGACGAAGAATTTACGGAGGCATTTAAAAATCCATATCCACTTTTCGTCTATGATGTGCCACTTTTATTTGAAGCAGGCTTAGCTGTGCTCGATAAAAGAGATCGCCAAAATAATGGATTTAAAAAAATAATTGTCGTTTATGCCGATCGTCAAACCTGCATTCGGAGATTAGTCGAGCAGCGTGGCATGTCCCTAGCAGAAGCTGAACAAAGAATCGCGGCACAACTGCCAATCGAAGAAAAAATCAAGTATGCTGATATTGTGATCGACAATAGTGGCACATTAGACGAATTGAAATTTAAGGTTTTGGAAATTTTCAAGGAGCTGACTACCCATGCGTAG
- a CDS encoding phosphoribosylglycinamide formyltransferase, with product MRRIGVLLSGRGSNFEALARVLKSRQLPAEVVIVISDKADARGIAIAKALNIPTEIIERSPTEDKTTHSKRIQTALEAKNLDLIVMAGFMRILSSEFVSAFSGKIINIHPSLLPAFKGLNAQQQAYDAGVCFSGCTVHYVTAELDGGPIIAQSVVPVLATDTVEKLTARILKEEHRLLPAVVAQIALGNVRMETEFGRSFVQWKSTSWLSSGEWSSSSIRLA from the coding sequence ATGCGTAGAATTGGTGTATTACTTTCTGGACGTGGATCGAATTTCGAGGCCCTCGCCCGTGTGCTTAAATCGAGGCAACTACCAGCCGAGGTCGTAATTGTCATTTCCGACAAAGCCGACGCACGGGGTATTGCTATTGCCAAGGCGTTAAATATCCCCACAGAAATCATCGAACGATCTCCAACTGAAGATAAGACTACTCACTCTAAACGCATTCAAACTGCGCTTGAGGCGAAAAACTTAGACCTGATTGTGATGGCCGGATTTATGCGCATTCTTTCCTCTGAGTTCGTGAGCGCCTTTAGCGGGAAAATCATCAACATCCATCCTTCGCTACTACCAGCTTTTAAGGGACTCAATGCTCAACAGCAAGCTTATGATGCAGGTGTTTGCTTTTCAGGTTGCACGGTCCACTACGTGACGGCGGAATTAGATGGTGGACCGATTATTGCGCAATCGGTCGTGCCGGTTTTAGCTACTGATACTGTGGAAAAATTAACTGCGCGCATTCTCAAAGAGGAGCATCGATTACTACCTGCAGTTGTTGCGCAGATTGCCTTAGGGAATGTGCGTATGGAAACGGAATTTGGTCGCTCCTTTGTGCAATGGAAATCGACTTCCTGGCTAAGTTCCGGCGAATGGTCGTCATCGAGTATTCGGCTAGCCTAA
- a CDS encoding DsbA family protein: MNFSINFSFHKRFTLEISILCLALCLFAASPCLAQSLPQQPIKQIEDPIDPKEKKCDGSWNPNTGWVPSCIVNGRGATCTKVSDCSKKEKGCEQASCVAGGSGSACFENKDCQTWACAGPEGQQACTAGADGTVCRPGEDCNRGLRCSIYSSYPNCVLGGYGEDCAISANCSSRVCREDPSTQVRSCVYDNESSSEQPCQSHADCRTNELRCVQANLCFPSEDGEGIPCSALGEDPACGKRYCSKSGGNYFCTASPEATTRIECTKNEDCKSLEEGKKCTWIPPTDRAAGYFTCEKNGNGEECNNAADCGDPKEKRCQFVPSRSGGSVQCIPGGEISNPKCTSSCPQKVCSNEGTCVKNQGQGGAPCADNNSCFHYGCEANPTGGGQICIKINSPGLNACWDAKGNPLCDVSAIGVGNEEAMQLLALNSRPVSNEEVGIKSLNIHDINPLKKISANVLSSFVSSLYGHGVTGPDSASDLVISFNDANCGMSGKLSREALPELYELAEAGKIKVIFVPYPLIPKAAEIKISEAFYCAAEQGKLVTYISAHYGQKKEIVPDDLSLIGKLAGLNSANFSMCLASGRYAARIQQNIKFGVKFGVRGTPSNFLLRNGRVYDLSGARPASHFQSVLEINKTPESSVSIERASEKSQQY; this comes from the coding sequence ATGAACTTCTCCATAAATTTTTCTTTTCATAAAAGATTCACACTAGAAATTTCAATTCTTTGCCTTGCGTTATGCCTCTTTGCAGCTAGCCCGTGCCTGGCGCAAAGCCTGCCGCAGCAGCCGATCAAACAAATTGAAGACCCGATTGACCCGAAAGAAAAGAAATGTGACGGCTCATGGAACCCAAATACGGGCTGGGTGCCAAGCTGCATCGTTAACGGTCGCGGCGCCACTTGCACAAAAGTTTCAGATTGCTCTAAGAAAGAAAAAGGTTGCGAACAGGCTAGTTGCGTAGCTGGAGGGAGTGGCTCAGCTTGTTTTGAGAATAAGGATTGCCAGACCTGGGCTTGCGCTGGCCCTGAGGGGCAACAAGCTTGCACAGCTGGCGCGGATGGAACAGTCTGTAGGCCCGGCGAAGACTGCAACCGGGGGCTACGCTGCTCGATTTACTCTTCATATCCGAATTGCGTTTTGGGCGGCTATGGAGAAGATTGTGCGATATCCGCAAATTGCTCGTCAAGGGTGTGTCGTGAGGATCCTAGCACTCAAGTCAGATCATGTGTTTACGATAATGAAAGTAGTAGTGAGCAACCCTGTCAATCTCATGCGGATTGTCGAACTAACGAACTAAGATGCGTGCAAGCAAATTTATGTTTTCCATCAGAAGATGGTGAAGGCATACCGTGTTCAGCTCTCGGCGAAGACCCTGCGTGCGGGAAAAGGTATTGTTCAAAGTCTGGTGGCAATTACTTCTGCACGGCTTCGCCTGAGGCAACGACGCGAATTGAATGCACAAAGAACGAAGATTGCAAATCGCTTGAAGAGGGCAAAAAATGCACTTGGATTCCTCCGACAGATCGAGCCGCAGGTTATTTTACATGTGAAAAAAATGGCAACGGCGAGGAATGCAATAATGCAGCTGATTGTGGTGACCCCAAGGAAAAGCGCTGTCAGTTTGTGCCGAGTAGAAGTGGTGGTTCCGTGCAGTGTATTCCTGGCGGGGAGATCAGTAATCCAAAATGCACTTCGAGTTGTCCGCAAAAAGTCTGTAGCAATGAGGGGACCTGCGTAAAGAATCAAGGCCAGGGTGGCGCTCCCTGCGCTGACAATAATAGCTGCTTTCACTATGGTTGCGAGGCAAATCCAACTGGCGGAGGACAAATCTGCATTAAAATTAATTCTCCAGGCTTAAATGCGTGCTGGGATGCTAAAGGCAATCCGCTTTGCGATGTGAGCGCGATCGGGGTCGGCAACGAAGAAGCTATGCAACTGCTGGCGCTTAATTCTCGACCAGTTAGCAATGAAGAAGTTGGCATCAAGTCTTTAAACATTCATGATATAAATCCGCTAAAAAAGATCTCGGCAAATGTCTTAAGCAGTTTCGTTAGCTCTCTCTATGGCCATGGCGTAACTGGGCCAGACAGCGCAAGTGATCTGGTGATTAGCTTTAACGATGCAAATTGTGGAATGTCGGGGAAACTTTCGCGTGAAGCGTTGCCGGAGCTTTATGAATTAGCTGAGGCGGGGAAAATCAAAGTAATTTTTGTACCTTATCCTTTAATTCCCAAGGCAGCAGAAATCAAAATCTCCGAAGCTTTCTACTGTGCGGCAGAACAAGGCAAACTTGTAACTTACATTTCAGCTCATTATGGCCAGAAAAAGGAAATTGTCCCTGACGATTTAAGCTTGATTGGGAAGCTTGCTGGGCTTAATTCTGCAAACTTCAGCATGTGTCTAGCTAGTGGTCGCTATGCTGCTCGAATTCAGCAAAATATCAAATTCGGTGTCAAATTCGGAGTTAGAGGGACTCCCAGTAATTTTCTTCTAAGAAATGGCCGTGTTTATGATCTTTCCGGGGCCCGCCCAGCCAGCCACTTTCAATCGGTACTGGAGATAAATAAAACCCCTGAAAGCAGTGTGTCTATTGAACGCGCCTCCGAAAAAAGCCAGCAGTATTAA
- a CDS encoding transposase: MPKNPKCFFNNTVVEFCSSIQEGLPLSVAPYLAVIIEGILAAAATQCPVTICHYLFMGNHFHMIVVVQNPADIPRFMRYVKCELGHAINRLLGRNQRSVWVSGYDSVIVLDPVKAIERIAYLYLNPVSADLVDKTSEYPGVSSYQALLSGGLTKTCKKVSRDDIPKIPAAQLSLEAQQELANSLLENKGQDYTLTVCPWAFLSCFNQAQSSEIKHYKQELLKIIKDREHGLRIKRKGPVFGAHALKLNHPKHAYNSKRSGLKMICMSCDVELRKTFISWFKGQADLARSAFSAWKSGNFQLKPPPGFFAPGGSLLASALLPLALA; the protein is encoded by the coding sequence ATGCCAAAAAATCCAAAATGTTTCTTTAATAACACAGTAGTAGAATTCTGCAGCAGCATTCAAGAGGGGCTACCCTTATCAGTAGCTCCATATTTGGCTGTAATCATTGAAGGAATTTTAGCAGCTGCAGCTACCCAATGTCCTGTTACAATTTGCCACTATCTATTTATGGGAAATCATTTTCACATGATAGTTGTTGTGCAAAACCCCGCTGATATTCCAAGATTCATGCGCTATGTTAAGTGCGAACTTGGTCACGCGATCAATAGACTCTTAGGACGCAATCAACGAAGCGTTTGGGTTTCTGGATATGATTCCGTAATCGTCCTTGACCCAGTAAAGGCCATAGAAAGAATTGCTTATTTATATCTAAACCCAGTCAGTGCAGACCTTGTCGACAAAACTTCAGAATACCCTGGGGTTTCAAGTTACCAAGCGTTACTCAGTGGAGGTTTGACAAAAACTTGCAAGAAAGTATCCAGAGATGACATCCCTAAAATACCTGCCGCACAATTGAGCTTAGAAGCACAACAAGAACTTGCCAACTCTCTTTTAGAGAACAAAGGACAAGACTACACTTTAACTGTCTGCCCGTGGGCATTTCTCTCCTGCTTTAATCAAGCTCAAAGCTCAGAGATTAAGCATTATAAGCAGGAACTGCTAAAAATAATCAAAGACCGTGAACATGGGTTAAGAATCAAACGTAAGGGGCCTGTGTTTGGCGCTCATGCCTTAAAGTTAAACCATCCAAAACACGCATACAATTCTAAGCGTTCCGGTTTAAAAATGATTTGTATGTCCTGTGATGTCGAACTTAGGAAAACTTTTATTTCTTGGTTCAAGGGACAAGCCGACCTAGCCAGAAGTGCCTTTAGCGCCTGGAAGTCTGGGAACTTTCAGTTGAAGCCACCGCCAGGATTTTTCGCACCTGGAGGTTCTCTACTTGCTAGTGCCTTATTGCCTCTGGCCTTAGCTTAG